The Candidatus Manganitrophus noduliformans genome segment CCTTCGTTTTTCCACTTCTTCAGCGTTTCGAGGTGGGTCTGCACATCGATCAGGTTGTGAATCTGCATCAGATCGATCGGGTCGGCCCGCAGCAGCCGCATCGACTCTTTCATCTGCGCGACGCCCGCCTCCTTCCCCGAGGTCCAGACTTTGGTGGCGATGAAGAGCCGCGGCCGCAGGCCCCGCTTGTCGACCAGGTCGCCGAGGACCGCTTCGGCATTCCCGTACATCGGCGAAGAATCGACCAGCGTCCCCCCTAATTCGACGAACGCGCGGAGAACCTCCTCCAGCGGCGCCCGCTCCGCGGGGGAGTCGCCGACGTCGAATGTCTGCCAGGTCCCGAGGCCGATCACCGGGAGGCTCTCGTCGGAAGAGGGGATGCGGCGGGTCAGGAGAGGGGGCTCGCGCGGCGGCTCCGCCCCGCCGGCCGCGAAGGCGGTCACGCCGATTCCGATCATCCGGAGCAGGTCGCGTCTTGTGAATCGGATCATCTGTCTCTCTGAAGTCCGGAGCGGGTTTTTGGGACGGCATTATTTAACATGAGATTGTATGTCGGTCAACCGGACTTATCCGCCGCCACTTGGGCATGGTTGATCGCGGCGACCAGCGCCACCCCGCCGATGGTGTTCCCGAGAAGGGCGGGGAGAATATACCCGCCGAGCACCTCTCCCCAAGAGGCGAGGCCGGTGATCGCCAGGTGGAACATTTCGATCGAACCGGCGATGATATGGCTGAATCCGCCCAGTCCGACCAGATAGGTGATCAGAAAAATAACATGAAATCGGGCCGCCTCGGCGAAAGGGAGAAGCCAGACCATCAGGGCGATCAACCATCCGCCGAAGATTCCGCGCACCAGCACGCTCCGGAAACCGGGGGCGATCGCCTCCCGGCCGATCTCCGAGAAGGCGGTTCGGACTTCCGGTTGAAAGGCCCTGGTCTCTCCGGCTGCCCAGGCGATCAGGAGGGCTCCGGTCAAGTTCGTCAAAAGAACAATTCCCCAAAGCCGCATAACGTTTTTGAAGGTGGCGGCGTCGCGCCGTTGAAGGAGGGGGAGGACGACGGTGAGCGTGTTCTCGGTAAAAAGCTGCTGGCGTCCTAAGACGACAATCAGAAACCCGACCGGATAACCGAGCTTGGCCAACAGCGGCCGCCACTCCGCGTCGGGGAGGTGGGCGCGAAGCAGACCCTCCATCACCAGTGAGAAGCCCATCGAGAGCCCCGCCGCGAGACCCGACCAGGCAAGCGCAGGAGAGGAGCGCTGCAGTTCCTCCTCTCCTTCCGCCTGGATCGCTTTGTGGACGACGGCGGCGCGGAGGGCCATCCGTCGTTCCGTTTCCCTCGCTTCCGACCGTGTCAGCTGGAGGGGATCTTTTCGTCGGCGACTCTCCTCTTTTTTCTTCTCAGGAATGGAAGGCATTCCGTTCTCTTTTTTGCATTACACCGCTCCCACGATCCCTCCCGCCACGGCCGCCGCGCCGGAAACCACGGCGGTGATGAAGGTCCACCATGCCGCGGCCGCGACGACCTTCCGGGTCTCTTCGGCTTGTTTCAGCGCCTCTTCTTTCAGCCGGTTCATCCGGCGCTCCACCTCGGCCTTCATCTCTTCCGCTTTGCCGACCACCTTGTCGCGCGTCGATTCGATCTGGTTGAGAATGTGTTCGACATCTTCCTCCGAAAGATCGGTGCGGGAGGCGAGGGTCGATTTAAGGGTCTCCCGGTCGATCGATTTAAGGCGATCGGCCAATGCCTCCGCGCCCCCTTTCGGGTCTCGGAAGAGAAGCATGAAGT includes the following:
- a CDS encoding aldo/keto reductase, producing the protein MIRFTRRDLLRMIGIGVTAFAAGGAEPPREPPLLTRRIPSSDESLPVIGLGTWQTFDVGDSPAERAPLEEVLRAFVELGGTLVDSSPMYGNAEAVLGDLVDKRGLRPRLFIATKVWTSGKEAGVAQMKESMRLLRADPIDLMQIHNLIDVQTHLETLKKWKNEGHVRYTGVTHYTASRHDDVARIMASQPIDFIQINYSAGEREAERRLLPMALERGVAVIANRPFVGGEIFRQLRSRPLPPWAAEIDCGSWAQLLLKFVISHPAITCAIPATSKVTHLRDNMKAGAGRLPDEKLRARIAAEAS
- a CDS encoding formate/nitrite transporter family protein — translated: MPSIPEKKKEESRRRKDPLQLTRSEARETERRMALRAAVVHKAIQAEGEEELQRSSPALAWSGLAAGLSMGFSLVMEGLLRAHLPDAEWRPLLAKLGYPVGFLIVVLGRQQLFTENTLTVVLPLLQRRDAATFKNVMRLWGIVLLTNLTGALLIAWAAGETRAFQPEVRTAFSEIGREAIAPGFRSVLVRGIFGGWLIALMVWLLPFAEAARFHVIFLITYLVGLGGFSHIIAGSIEMFHLAITGLASWGEVLGGYILPALLGNTIGGVALVAAINHAQVAADKSG